From Pseudarthrobacter equi, a single genomic window includes:
- a CDS encoding M24 family metallopeptidase, whose protein sequence is MTQTTAAPPQAVRIAPASVRDRAVKRRRVLDILDASGKDALLLTTHTALTWYLDGSRVHISLAGDPIAALLVDRSGDHLVTFNNEAGRIAAEELPEGVALHSVPWYGNLHQAAAAVGSVPGGSLLAEADAATELRAARQQLLPAESARYARLSADVAAIMTDVLSSARPETTEFELASALAARVVSVGAEPLVLLCNGSGRSEFRHPLATHAPLGRRAMAVICARRDGLVANITRWVRFDAGTPEERDAESRIAAVEADIFDATVPGARLDRIFTEIQAAYTRHGFGADQWEQHHQGGPAGYAGRDPRVTAAATDTVVPGQAFTWNPSGPGVKIEDTVQLTENGLQVLTVDPRWPATTVNGLDRPATLQL, encoded by the coding sequence ATGACCCAGACAACAGCTGCACCGCCGCAGGCTGTCCGCATCGCCCCGGCCTCGGTCCGGGACCGCGCGGTGAAGCGCCGGCGGGTGCTGGACATCCTGGACGCCTCGGGCAAGGACGCCCTGCTCCTCACCACTCACACCGCCCTGACCTGGTACCTGGACGGCAGCCGCGTCCACATCAGCCTCGCCGGCGATCCCATCGCCGCGCTGCTGGTGGACCGCTCCGGCGACCACCTCGTGACCTTCAACAACGAAGCCGGACGCATCGCCGCAGAAGAACTGCCCGAAGGCGTGGCCCTCCACAGCGTGCCCTGGTACGGAAACCTCCACCAGGCCGCGGCCGCCGTCGGAAGCGTCCCCGGCGGATCCCTCCTGGCCGAAGCCGACGCCGCCACCGAGCTGCGGGCGGCGCGCCAGCAGTTGCTCCCGGCCGAGAGCGCCCGCTACGCCCGGCTGAGCGCCGACGTCGCCGCCATCATGACCGATGTGCTGTCCTCGGCACGGCCGGAGACCACGGAGTTCGAGCTGGCGTCGGCGCTGGCGGCCCGGGTGGTTTCCGTGGGCGCTGAGCCCCTGGTGCTGCTGTGCAACGGCAGCGGCCGCAGCGAGTTCCGGCACCCGCTGGCCACGCACGCGCCGCTGGGCCGCCGTGCCATGGCGGTCATTTGCGCCCGCCGCGACGGCCTGGTTGCCAACATCACCCGCTGGGTAAGATTCGACGCCGGAACACCGGAAGAGCGCGACGCCGAGTCCCGCATCGCGGCAGTTGAAGCCGACATTTTCGACGCGACGGTTCCCGGCGCCCGGCTGGACCGCATCTTCACCGAGATCCAGGCCGCCTACACCCGGCACGGCTTCGGCGCCGACCAGTGGGAACAGCACCACCAGGGCGGCCCGGCCGGCTACGCAGGCCGCGATCCCCGGGTCACCGCCGCAGCCACGGACACTGTGGTTCCCGGCCAGGCCTTCACGTGGAACCCTTCCGGCCCGGGCGTCAAGATCGAGGACACTGTGCAGCTCACCGAGAACGGGCTCCAGGTCCTGACTGTCGATCCCCGCTGGCCCGCCACCACCGTGAACGGGCTGGACCGGCCCGCGACACTGCAGCTGTAA